In one Aquabacterium sp. OR-4 genomic region, the following are encoded:
- the rsmI gene encoding 16S rRNA (cytidine(1402)-2'-O)-methyltransferase — protein sequence MNIDATLLRQAAAAAAGGQQYPAGALYVVATPIGNLADITLRALHVLGLVDAVACEDTRVTGGLLRHLGLDKPLLPLHQHNERAAAQGVIARLAAGERVAYASDAGTPAVSDPGAVLVAAVAEAGYRVLPLPGASSATTALSAAGDALAQGYRFVGFLPAKGGERRTALQALLADAGCQVLFEAPHRITTLARELAEAAPARPVTLARELTKQFETIVTRPAAALPGWLADDANRERGEFVLVLHAQPPADDGAAGTVPAAVERLLVPLLQQLPLKQAVALTAEATGVARNALYPRALALRDAARAADDTDDAATDGDGDGDGDGDGDGDSDSGGGGGGGGGGGGGGGGDVGDGGHDEGAAPTSC from the coding sequence TTGAACATCGACGCCACCCTGCTTCGCCAGGCCGCCGCCGCCGCGGCCGGCGGCCAGCAATACCCCGCCGGGGCACTGTACGTGGTGGCCACGCCAATCGGCAACCTGGCCGACATCACCCTGCGTGCGCTGCATGTGCTGGGCCTGGTGGACGCCGTGGCCTGCGAGGACACGCGGGTCACCGGCGGCCTGCTGCGCCACCTGGGGCTCGACAAGCCCCTGCTGCCGCTGCACCAGCACAACGAGCGTGCCGCCGCGCAGGGCGTGATCGCGCGCCTGGCCGCCGGCGAGCGCGTGGCCTATGCCAGCGATGCCGGCACGCCGGCGGTCAGCGACCCTGGCGCGGTGCTGGTGGCCGCGGTGGCCGAGGCCGGCTACCGCGTCTTGCCGCTGCCCGGCGCCAGCAGCGCCACCACGGCGCTCAGCGCGGCCGGTGATGCGCTGGCCCAGGGCTACCGCTTTGTGGGTTTTCTGCCGGCCAAGGGCGGCGAGCGCCGCACCGCGCTGCAGGCGCTGCTGGCCGATGCCGGCTGCCAGGTGCTGTTCGAGGCGCCGCACCGCATCACCACGCTGGCGCGCGAGCTGGCCGAGGCCGCACCGGCGCGCCCCGTGACGCTGGCGCGCGAGCTGACCAAGCAGTTCGAGACCATCGTCACCCGCCCGGCCGCGGCCCTGCCCGGCTGGCTGGCCGACGACGCCAACCGCGAGCGCGGCGAGTTCGTGCTGGTGCTGCACGCCCAGCCACCGGCCGACGACGGTGCCGCGGGCACGGTGCCCGCGGCGGTGGAACGCCTGCTGGTGCCGCTGCTGCAGCAACTGCCGCTGAAACAGGCCGTGGCCCTGACCGCCGAGGCCACCGGCGTGGCGCGCAATGCGCTGTACCCGCGTGCGCTGGCGCTGCGGGATGCGGCGCGGGCGGCCGATGACACGGATGACGCCGCCACAGACGGCGACGGCGACGGCGACGGCGACGGCGACGGCGACGGCGACAGCGACAGCGGCGGCGGCGGCGGCGGCGGCGGCGGCGGCGGCGGCGGCGGCGGCGGCGATGTTGGCGACGGCGGCCACGACGAAGGCGCAGCGCCCACCAGCTGCTGA
- a CDS encoding YraN family protein: MFKAWGRGGGSGDRGGSEGRTTKAVGDDAEARALAHLQAQGLTLLARNYRLAGGPRQRGAEIDLICRERDGTLVFVEVRARRSAGHGGAAASVGHGKQQRIVRAAQHYLLRFDRLPPCRFDVVAIDGGEIAWLRGAFEA, encoded by the coding sequence ATGTTCAAGGCGTGGGGCCGGGGCGGCGGGTCGGGCGATCGGGGCGGAAGCGAGGGGCGCACCACCAAGGCGGTGGGCGACGATGCCGAGGCGCGGGCTCTGGCCCATCTGCAGGCCCAGGGCCTGACGCTGCTGGCGCGCAATTATCGGCTGGCCGGTGGCCCGCGCCAGCGCGGCGCCGAGATCGACCTGATCTGCCGCGAGCGCGACGGCACCCTGGTGTTCGTGGAGGTGCGCGCGCGGCGCAGCGCTGGCCACGGCGGCGCGGCGGCCAGCGTGGGCCATGGCAAGCAGCAGCGCATCGTGCGGGCCGCCCAGCACTACCTGCTGCGCTTTGACCGCCTGCCGCCGTGCCGCTTTGATGTGGTGGCCATCGACGGCGGCGAGATCGCCTGGCTGCGCGGCGCCTTCGAGGCCTGA
- a CDS encoding SIS domain-containing protein — MLEQRIQQHFFESADLQYQAAEALGRPIAEAAQALVAGLTAGGRVLLAGLGPCAALAQMGAAALTGRFERDRPGLAALALGADAVALASLAADGGLDGVLARQIDTLGQPGDLLLLIDPEGDAPALLAAAAAAQGKDMTVIALTGRTGGALRGLLGETDVLVAVPHERRARVLEVQLLLLHCLCDAIDLQLLGEQDSA, encoded by the coding sequence ATGCTTGAGCAGCGAATCCAGCAGCATTTCTTCGAGAGTGCCGACCTGCAATACCAGGCCGCCGAGGCGCTGGGCCGGCCGATCGCCGAGGCCGCGCAGGCCCTGGTGGCCGGCCTCACCGCTGGCGGCCGCGTGCTGCTGGCCGGCCTGGGGCCTTGCGCCGCACTGGCCCAGATGGGCGCGGCGGCCCTCACCGGCCGCTTCGAGCGCGACCGCCCGGGCCTGGCCGCGCTGGCGCTGGGCGCCGATGCCGTGGCCCTGGCCAGCCTGGCGGCCGACGGCGGGTTGGATGGCGTGCTGGCGCGCCAGATCGACACCCTGGGCCAGCCCGGCGATCTGCTGCTGCTGATCGACCCCGAGGGCGACGCGCCGGCCCTGCTGGCCGCCGCCGCCGCTGCCCAGGGCAAGGACATGACCGTGATCGCGCTCACCGGGCGCACCGGCGGCGCGCTGCGTGGCCTGCTGGGCGAAACCGATGTGCTGGTGGCCGTGCCGCACGAGCGCCGCGCGCGCGTGCTCGAGGTGCAGCTGCTGCTGCTGCACTGCCTGTGCGACGCGATCGATCTGCAATTGTTGGGTGAACAGGATTCCGCATGA
- a CDS encoding BON domain-containing protein codes for MTRRFSPLPRSLRSPAVLAALVGALLAGGCAAPLVVGGAMVGTALSVTDRRTTGAQLEDQAIELKTISRVREAVADRGHVNTTSYNRSVLITGEVPSEADRQAVEQAIARIENVRSTVNELALAGNSSLGSRTNDGVLTSKVKATFIDAKDLQSNAIKVTTERGTAYLMGIVTEREAARATELARSVGGVTKVVRVFEVISEAELAQLQPPAKK; via the coding sequence ATGACCCGTCGTTTTTCGCCCCTTCCGCGCAGCCTGCGCTCCCCTGCCGTGCTGGCCGCCCTGGTGGGCGCCTTGCTGGCCGGCGGCTGCGCCGCGCCGCTGGTGGTGGGCGGCGCCATGGTGGGCACCGCGCTGTCGGTGACCGACCGCCGCACCACCGGCGCGCAACTGGAAGACCAGGCCATCGAGCTGAAGACCATCAGCCGGGTGCGCGAGGCCGTCGCCGACCGCGGCCACGTCAACACCACCAGCTACAACCGCAGCGTGCTGATCACCGGCGAGGTGCCCAGCGAGGCCGACCGCCAGGCGGTGGAGCAGGCCATCGCCCGCATCGAGAACGTGCGCAGCACGGTCAACGAGCTGGCCCTGGCGGGCAACAGCTCGCTGGGCTCGCGCACCAACGACGGCGTGCTGACCAGCAAGGTGAAGGCCACCTTCATCGACGCCAAGGACCTGCAGTCCAACGCCATCAAGGTGACCACCGAGCGCGGCACGGCCTACCTGATGGGCATCGTCACCGAGCGCGAGGCCGCCCGCGCCACCGAGCTGGCCCGCTCGGTGGGCGGCGTGACCAAGGTGGTGCGCGTGTTCGAGGTGATCAGCGAGGCCGAGCTGGCCCAGCTGCAGCCACCCGCAAAAAAGTAA
- a CDS encoding NAD(P)-dependent oxidoreductase encodes MTKTYEPIASRRVAFLGLGVMGGPMAGHLARAGHQVTVYNRTAAKARAWVAEHGGACAATPREAVAGADFVFACVGNDDDLRSVLLGPDGALAGMAPAAVFVDHTTASAEVARELAAAALAAGLQFIDAPVSGGQAGAVNGLLTVMCGGDATAFAAMQPVAMAFSRAVTRVGDSGAGQLAKMVNQICIAGLVQGLAEAIAFGQKAGLDMHQVLEVIGKGAAQSWQMDNRGKTMVNDQFDFGFAVDWMRKDLGLVLDEARRNGARVPVTALVDQFYGDVQGLGGHRWDTSSLIKRLK; translated from the coding sequence ATGACCAAGACCTACGAACCGATTGCTTCGCGCCGGGTGGCGTTTCTGGGCCTGGGCGTGATGGGCGGGCCGATGGCCGGGCACCTGGCGCGCGCCGGGCATCAGGTCACGGTCTACAACCGCACCGCCGCCAAGGCCCGGGCCTGGGTGGCCGAACACGGTGGCGCCTGCGCCGCCACGCCGCGCGAGGCGGTGGCCGGCGCCGACTTCGTGTTCGCCTGCGTCGGCAACGACGACGACCTGCGCTCGGTGCTGCTGGGGCCGGACGGCGCCCTGGCCGGCATGGCGCCGGCTGCGGTGTTCGTCGACCACACCACCGCCTCGGCCGAGGTGGCGCGCGAGCTGGCCGCCGCCGCGCTGGCGGCCGGGCTGCAGTTCATCGACGCACCGGTGTCGGGCGGCCAGGCCGGCGCGGTGAACGGCCTGCTCACCGTGATGTGCGGCGGCGATGCCACGGCCTTTGCGGCCATGCAGCCGGTGGCCATGGCGTTTTCGCGTGCCGTCACCCGGGTGGGCGACAGCGGCGCCGGCCAGCTGGCCAAGATGGTCAACCAGATCTGCATTGCCGGCCTGGTGCAGGGCCTGGCCGAGGCCATCGCCTTTGGCCAGAAGGCCGGGCTCGACATGCACCAGGTGCTCGAGGTCATCGGCAAGGGTGCGGCCCAGAGCTGGCAGATGGACAACCGCGGCAAGACCATGGTCAACGACCAGTTCGACTTCGGCTTTGCCGTCGACTGGATGCGCAAGGACCTCGGCCTGGTGCTCGACGAGGCCCGCCGCAACGGCGCACGCGTGCCGGTGACCGCCCTGGTCGACCAGTTCTACGGCGACGTGCAGGGCCTGGGCGGCCACCGCTGGGACACCAGCAGCCTGATCAAGCGGTTGAAGTAG
- a CDS encoding PilT/PilU family type 4a pilus ATPase, with protein MEREQASKFVNDLLRLMSTRGGSDLFLTADFPPAIKVDGKVTRVSPQPLTGQHTLVLARAVMNERQATEFERTKECNFAIAPHGIGRFRVNAFMQQGHVGMVMRTIPQVLPTIDSLNLPPVLKEVATSKRGLVIMVGATGSGKSTSLAAMIDWRNENSYGHIITVEDPVEFVHAHKNCIVTQREVGIDTDGWEQALKNTLRQAPDVIMMGEIRDRETMEHAVAFAETGHLCLATLHANSSNQALDRIINFFPEERRQQLLMDLSLNLKALVSQRLLPREEGKGRIAAVEILLNTPLIGDLIFKGEVAEIKDLMKRSRELGMQTFDQALFDLYEAGEVSYEDALRNADSVNDLRLQVKLHSNRARSRDLSAGTEHFTIV; from the coding sequence GTGGAACGCGAACAAGCCTCGAAATTCGTCAACGACCTGCTGCGCCTGATGAGCACGCGCGGCGGTTCGGATCTGTTTCTCACCGCCGACTTTCCGCCCGCCATCAAGGTGGACGGCAAGGTCACCCGCGTGTCGCCGCAGCCGCTCACCGGCCAGCACACCCTGGTGCTGGCGCGCGCCGTGATGAACGAGCGCCAGGCCACCGAGTTCGAGCGCACCAAGGAGTGCAACTTCGCCATCGCGCCGCATGGCATCGGGCGCTTTCGCGTCAATGCCTTCATGCAGCAGGGCCATGTGGGCATGGTGATGCGCACCATCCCGCAGGTGCTGCCCACCATCGACAGCCTGAACCTGCCGCCGGTGCTCAAGGAGGTGGCCACCAGCAAGCGCGGCCTGGTGATCATGGTGGGGGCCACCGGCTCGGGCAAGAGCACCTCGCTGGCGGCCATGATCGACTGGCGCAACGAGAACAGCTACGGCCACATCATCACCGTGGAAGACCCGGTGGAGTTCGTGCATGCGCACAAGAACTGCATCGTCACCCAGCGCGAGGTGGGCATCGACACCGACGGCTGGGAGCAGGCGCTGAAGAACACGCTGCGCCAGGCGCCCGACGTGATCATGATGGGCGAGATCCGCGACCGCGAGACCATGGAGCATGCGGTGGCCTTTGCCGAGACCGGCCACCTGTGCCTGGCCACGCTGCACGCCAACTCGTCGAACCAGGCGCTCGACCGCATCATCAACTTCTTTCCCGAAGAGCGGCGCCAGCAGCTGCTGATGGATCTGTCGCTGAACCTCAAGGCCCTGGTGTCGCAACGCCTGCTGCCGCGCGAGGAAGGCAAGGGCCGCATCGCGGCGGTGGAGATCCTGCTGAACACGCCGCTGATCGGCGACCTGATCTTCAAGGGCGAGGTGGCCGAGATCAAGGATCTGATGAAGCGCAGCCGCGAACTGGGCATGCAGACCTTCGACCAGGCGCTGTTCGATCTGTACGAGGCCGGTGAGGTGAGCTACGAAGACGCGCTGCGCAACGCCGACTCGGTGAACGACCTGCGCCTGCAGGTCAAGCTGCACAGCAACCGGGCGCGCAGCCGCGACCTCTCGGCGGGCACGGAGCATTTCACGATCGTTTGA
- a CDS encoding type IV pilus twitching motility protein PilT, translating to MDITQLLAFSVKNKASDLHLSAGLPPMIRVNGDVRRINVEPLDHKQVHAMVYDIMNDAQRKAYEDTLECDFSFEIQGLARFRVNAFNQNRGAGAVFRTIPSKILTLEQLGAPKIFADLALRPRGLVLVTGPTGSGKSTTLAAMVNHLNENEYGHVLTVEDPIEFVHESKKCLVNQREVGPHTMSFSNALRSALREDPDAILVGEMRDLETIRLALTASETGHLVFGTLHTSSAAKTIDRVVDVFPAAEKEMVRAMLSESLIAVISQTLCKLKDGTGRVAAHEIMIGTPAIRNLIRENKIAQMYSSIQTGQNLGMQTLDQNLADLVRRNIISPAEARAKAKIPENFPG from the coding sequence ATGGACATCACCCAGCTGCTGGCCTTCTCGGTCAAGAACAAGGCCTCCGATCTTCACCTGTCGGCCGGGCTGCCGCCGATGATCCGCGTCAACGGCGATGTGCGGCGCATCAACGTGGAGCCGCTGGACCACAAGCAGGTCCACGCGATGGTTTACGACATCATGAACGACGCCCAGCGCAAGGCGTACGAAGACACGCTCGAGTGCGACTTCTCGTTCGAGATCCAGGGCCTGGCGCGGTTTCGCGTCAACGCCTTCAACCAGAACCGCGGCGCGGGTGCGGTGTTCCGCACCATTCCCAGCAAGATCCTCACGCTGGAGCAGCTGGGCGCGCCCAAGATCTTTGCCGACCTGGCGCTGCGCCCGCGCGGCCTGGTGCTGGTGACCGGCCCCACCGGCTCGGGCAAGAGCACCACGCTGGCGGCGATGGTCAACCACCTCAACGAGAACGAGTACGGCCATGTGCTGACGGTGGAAGACCCGATCGAGTTCGTGCACGAGAGCAAGAAGTGCCTGGTCAACCAGCGCGAGGTGGGGCCGCACACGATGAGCTTCAGCAACGCGCTGCGCAGCGCGCTGCGCGAAGACCCGGACGCCATCCTGGTGGGCGAAATGCGCGACCTCGAGACCATCCGCCTGGCGCTCACCGCGTCGGAGACCGGCCACCTGGTGTTCGGCACCCTGCACACCAGCAGCGCGGCCAAGACCATCGACCGCGTGGTCGACGTGTTTCCGGCCGCCGAGAAGGAGATGGTGCGCGCGATGCTGTCCGAATCGCTGATCGCGGTGATCTCGCAGACCCTGTGCAAGCTCAAGGACGGCACGGGCCGCGTGGCGGCGCACGAGATCATGATCGGCACGCCGGCCATCCGCAACCTGATCCGCGAGAACAAGATCGCGCAGATGTACTCGTCGATCCAGACCGGCCAGAACCTGGGCATGCAGACCCTGGACCAGAACCTGGCCGACCTGGTGCGCCGCAACATCATCAGCCCGGCAGAGGCCCGTGCCAAGGCCAAGATCCCTGAGAACTTCCCTGGGTGA
- a CDS encoding YggS family pyridoxal phosphate-dependent enzyme: protein MTSVIGNLQQVQQRIAAACAAAGRPVDEVTLLAVSKTFPAEAVSEAFAAGARSFGENYVQEALDKIATLADLRRQLQWHLIGPLQSNKTRPVAEAFDWVHSVDRLKIAQRLAEQRPPPLGPLQLCLQVNISGEASKSGVLPAEAAALALAVTALPAERVQLRGLMAIPEPAGDAAAQRAPHRALRELMAAVNAQLQQAGRASRLDTLSMGMSADLEAAIAEGATLVRVGTAIFGGRSAPPRGEPSPCKWGGAGA from the coding sequence ATGACCAGCGTTATCGGCAACCTGCAGCAAGTTCAACAACGAATCGCCGCGGCCTGCGCAGCGGCCGGCCGTCCGGTGGACGAGGTCACACTGCTGGCGGTGAGCAAGACCTTCCCGGCCGAGGCGGTGAGCGAGGCCTTTGCCGCCGGCGCGCGCAGCTTCGGCGAAAACTACGTGCAGGAGGCGCTCGACAAGATCGCCACGCTGGCCGATCTGCGCCGCCAGCTGCAGTGGCACCTGATCGGCCCGCTGCAGAGCAACAAGACGCGGCCGGTGGCCGAGGCCTTCGACTGGGTGCATTCGGTCGATCGCCTGAAGATCGCCCAGCGCCTGGCCGAGCAGCGCCCGCCGCCGCTGGGGCCGCTGCAGCTGTGCCTGCAGGTCAACATCAGCGGCGAGGCCAGCAAGAGCGGCGTGTTGCCGGCCGAGGCCGCGGCCCTGGCGCTGGCCGTGACGGCGCTGCCGGCCGAACGGGTGCAGCTGCGCGGCCTGATGGCCATTCCCGAGCCGGCGGGCGATGCGGCGGCGCAGCGCGCGCCGCACCGCGCGCTGCGCGAGCTGATGGCCGCGGTGAATGCGCAGCTGCAGCAGGCCGGCCGCGCCAGCCGGCTCGACACGCTGAGCATGGGCATGAGCGCCGACCTCGAGGCCGCGATTGCCGAGGGCGCCACCCTGGTGCGCGTGGGCACGGCCATCTTCGGCGGCCGCAGCGCACCGCCGCGTGGCGAGCCTTCGCCCTGCAAATGGGGCGGCGCCGGCGCCTGA